Proteins from a genomic interval of Chroococcidiopsis thermalis PCC 7203:
- the cheB gene encoding chemotaxis-specific protein-glutamate methyltransferase CheB, whose product MSKFSVKVLLVEDSPVVLAILKKLLAATSEIEVVGTASNGQEALDKIPELQPNVICTDLHMRKMDGLEFTKQVMAKHPLPILVISSSVQESDTNTIFQLLQAGAIDVFPKPAMGTPSEYDRIKQELITKIKVLSGVSVFTKPLKQPVLSTAALPLVQGRILGSHSGLSSIRMVAVGASTGGPQALQKLFSHLPSHFPAPVICTQHISEGFLPGLVSWLATECQVKVKIAQDGEIPSPGTIYFAPEKCHLEFSSLGKFTLNRATGVVDGHCPSVTVMFKSAAQFYSKGIMGVLLTGMGRDGATGMQAIAQAGGITIAQDEASSIVFGMPKEAIALGAVQHILPIQSIAPFVLSRVFVR is encoded by the coding sequence ATGTCAAAATTTTCAGTAAAAGTTTTATTAGTTGAAGATTCACCTGTTGTCCTGGCAATTCTGAAAAAGCTATTAGCTGCTACATCAGAAATAGAAGTTGTTGGCACGGCTAGTAACGGTCAGGAAGCTTTGGATAAAATTCCAGAGCTGCAACCTAACGTAATTTGTACAGATCTACACATGCGAAAGATGGATGGTCTGGAGTTTACCAAACAGGTGATGGCAAAACACCCTTTACCAATTCTAGTTATCAGCAGTTCGGTACAGGAGAGCGACACCAATACGATTTTTCAGTTGTTACAAGCTGGAGCGATCGATGTCTTTCCCAAACCTGCAATGGGAACACCTTCAGAGTACGATCGCATCAAGCAAGAGTTAATTACCAAAATCAAAGTGCTTTCTGGTGTCAGCGTCTTCACGAAACCATTGAAGCAGCCCGTACTCTCGACCGCAGCTCTACCCTTAGTTCAAGGTAGAATTTTAGGATCTCACAGCGGGTTATCTTCAATTCGGATGGTAGCTGTTGGTGCTTCTACAGGTGGTCCTCAAGCATTACAGAAGCTTTTTAGCCATCTACCAAGTCACTTTCCAGCGCCCGTTATTTGCACTCAGCATATTAGCGAAGGATTTTTGCCGGGATTGGTGAGTTGGCTAGCAACTGAGTGTCAAGTCAAAGTTAAGATTGCTCAAGATGGGGAAATTCCATCACCGGGAACGATTTATTTTGCACCAGAAAAGTGTCACTTAGAATTTAGTTCTCTAGGCAAATTTACTCTTAACCGAGCAACTGGCGTTGTAGACGGTCACTGCCCCTCAGTTACAGTCATGTTTAAATCTGCCGCCCAGTTTTACAGTAAGGGAATCATGGGCGTGCTACTAACAGGAATGGGTAGAGATGGTGCTACAGGAATGCAAGCGATCGCTCAAGCCGGAGGAATCACAATCGCTCAAGACGAGGCAAGCAGCATCGTGTTTGGAATGCCAAAAGAAGCGATCGCATTAGGAGCCGTGCAACACATCTTACCAATCCAAAGCATAGCTCCCTTCGTGCTGAGCCGAGTTTTTGTCAGGTAG
- a CDS encoding HesB/IscA family protein, producing MTSATQSQQRGIQLTQAALQHISFLRDRQGQDLCLRVGVRQGGCSGMSYMMDFEDISKVRADDEVYDYEGFKIVCDRKSILYLYGLQLDYSNAMIGGGFQFTNPNANQTCGCGKSFGV from the coding sequence ATGACATCAGCAACCCAGTCTCAACAGCGAGGCATTCAGTTAACCCAAGCAGCTCTGCAACACATTTCATTTCTGCGCGATCGCCAAGGGCAAGACCTCTGCTTGCGGGTGGGAGTGCGTCAGGGTGGCTGCTCTGGAATGTCTTACATGATGGATTTTGAAGATATTAGTAAAGTTAGAGCCGATGATGAAGTCTACGATTACGAAGGCTTCAAGATCGTGTGCGATCGCAAAAGCATCTTATACCTTTATGGCTTACAGCTAGATTACAGTAATGCCATGATCGGTGGCGGCTTCCAATTCACGAACCCCAACGCCAATCAAACTTGTGGCTGCGGGAAATCGTTTGGTGTTTAA